In a single window of the Esox lucius isolate fEsoLuc1 chromosome 22, fEsoLuc1.pri, whole genome shotgun sequence genome:
- the lonrf2 gene encoding LON peptidase N-terminal domain and RING finger protein 2 isoform X4, whose protein sequence is MDLHFVNLLDHTPHDCTAAATTSSEIMEVTSEAFCAGDYDLSVEIYSSQQADVRHPDRGLSLLKADALSRAGRIAEAVDWYFTAANLERLQANELGTLVDCIAHSLRIKECTNSTVVSEDEQSLDLFSCRLCKCLLTDPVTLECGHTFCKRCIEDDAIKECEICGCKLIKTYGQIKPIGFRVNVVLRSLLDKWFCAESKARRCWLEGERMRSERDFINALEKYNKAVEIAPYMPPLLGRRAELHMAMNNFRQAIEDLDAVCRLKPLSPEAHHAKALALNKAGQKGEALRMYLYCVALKPDWGSVKLEAQAMLSDMFSSVFQRDVRPKLLIFQHRTGSHLKPASLLLGYLHSNPGRQSQTPNGRKYVLSNTGAENKPPCEDSATLASVLAGLSSPTGLKRRTSEKFRGSAPFNKHLKIDEVRSSQMPAACCNERREVPSQLLDTSDLECSLCMSIGIYTGNV, encoded by the exons ATGGATCTACATTTTGTAAATCTCTTGGACCATACTCCCCACGACTGTACTGCTGCTGCGACTACGAGCTCAGAAATAATGGAAGTTACAAGTGAAGCCTTTTGTGCCGGAGACTACGATCTTTCTGTTGAGATCTACAGCTCTCAGCAAGCGGACGTCCGACACCCGGACCGGGGCCTCTCTCTTCTGAAAGCGGACGCGCTCAGTAGGGCTGGGCGGATTGCAGAGGCTGTAGACTGGTACTTCACAGCCGCAAACCTTGAACGGCTGCAAGCCAACGAGCTAGGGACTCTTGTTGACTGTATTGCACACTCTTTGCGTATAAAAGAATGCACAAATTCCACGGTGGTGTCCGAGGATGAGCAATCGTTGGACCTATTTTCATGTCGGCTTTGCAAGTGTTTGTTAACTGACCCAGTAACTTTAGAATGCGGCCACACATTCTGCAAACGATGCATTGAGGATGACGCTATCAAAGAATGTGAAATCTGTGGTTGTAAACTGATCAAAACGTACGGACAAATAAAACCAATCGGGTTTAGAGTGAATGTTGTGCTCCGCTCCCTTTTGGATAAATGGTTTTGCGCAGAAAGTAAAGCAAGACGATGCTGGCttgaaggagagagaatgcGGAGTGAACGAGACTTTATCAACGctcttgaaaaatacaacaaagccGTGGAAATAG CCCCCTATATGCCTCCGTTGCTGGGCCGACGGGCAGAGCTACACATGGCCATGAACAACTTCAGGCAGGCCATCGAAGACCTAGATGCCGTGTGCCGACTGAAGCCCCTTTCTCCCGAG GCGCACCACGCGAAGGCCCTGGCTCTGAACAAAGCGGGCCAGAAGGGAGAAGCCCTGCGGATGTACCTGTACTGTGTTGCCCTGAAGCCAGACTGGGGCTCAGTCAAGCTAGAAGCTCAGGCG ATGCTGAGTGACATGTTCTCCTCCGTGTTCCAGAGAGACGTTCGCCCCAAATTACTAATCTTCCAGCATCGTACAGGTTCCCACCTCAAACCAGCCTCCCTTCTCCTTGGCTACCTCCATTCCAACCCTGGTAGACAGAGCCAAACCCCTAATGGTAGGAAATATGTTTTGTCTAACACTGGAGCAGAGAACAAGCCCCCATGTGAGGACTCCGCAACCCTGGCATCTGTCCTGGCTGGCCTATCCAGCCCCACAGGCCTGAAGCGAAGGACGTCAGAAAAATTTCGTGGCTCTGCCCCCTTCAACAAGCATCTCAAAATAG ATGAGGTGAGATCATCCCAGATGCCAGCCGCCTGTTGcaatgagaggagagaggtgccCTCTCAGCTCCTGGATACCTCTGACCTGGAGTGCTCTCTCTGTATGAG CATTGGAATTTACACCGGCAATGTTTGA